In Romboutsia lituseburensis, a genomic segment contains:
- a CDS encoding M16 family metallopeptidase yields the protein MYKTHVLKNGLTIIGEEIPYLKSISLGVWVNAGSRIEKERVSGVSHFIEHMLFKGTKNRTSKQIASEIDNLGGQINAFTSKECTCYYVKLLDSHIDIGIDVLSDMILNPLFDKEDIDKERLVILEELKMYEDSPEDLAYDLLTENIYAGDGLGMNIIGTKKSLYDINQKEILDYFGKYYIPNNSVIAISGNFKFEEMVKKIEDKFSLWEGKEVSVHVNKAEFKNCFITKNKDTEQVNLAMSLEAIPVENTKEVYALAIINTVFGGSVSSRLFQKIREEESLVYSIYSSQSLYRKCGELGIFASMSNENLEDVYNLVIEEIKHMRENYLTEKEIQETKEQLKGSYILGLESTSSRMMSIGKSMLLNKKVKDADEILKLIDDVDQETIKTVIDKIFNINKLGVCIVGKDVENIKL from the coding sequence ATGTATAAAACACATGTATTAAAAAATGGACTTACAATAATAGGGGAAGAAATACCGTATTTAAAATCTATATCATTAGGTGTATGGGTAAATGCTGGTTCTAGAATAGAAAAAGAAAGAGTGAGTGGGGTATCTCATTTTATAGAGCATATGTTATTTAAAGGAACTAAAAATAGAACGTCTAAACAAATAGCTAGTGAAATAGATAATTTAGGTGGACAAATAAATGCATTCACAAGTAAGGAGTGCACATGTTATTATGTTAAGTTATTGGATTCTCATATTGATATAGGAATAGATGTATTAAGTGATATGATTTTAAATCCGTTATTTGATAAAGAAGATATAGATAAAGAAAGACTAGTAATATTAGAAGAGCTAAAAATGTATGAAGATTCACCAGAAGATTTAGCTTATGATTTATTAACTGAGAATATATATGCTGGTGATGGTCTTGGAATGAATATAATAGGTACTAAAAAATCATTATATGATATAAATCAAAAAGAAATATTAGATTATTTTGGAAAATACTATATACCAAATAATTCGGTTATAGCTATATCAGGGAATTTTAAATTTGAAGAAATGGTAAAAAAAATAGAAGATAAATTTAGTTTATGGGAAGGTAAAGAAGTAAGTGTACATGTAAATAAAGCTGAGTTTAAAAACTGTTTTATAACTAAAAATAAAGATACAGAACAAGTAAATCTAGCTATGAGTTTAGAAGCGATTCCTGTAGAAAATACTAAAGAAGTATATGCATTAGCTATAATAAATACTGTATTTGGAGGAAGCGTAAGCTCTAGATTGTTTCAAAAAATAAGAGAAGAAGAAAGCTTAGTATACTCAATATATTCATCTCAAAGCTTATATAGAAAATGTGGAGAGTTAGGTATATTTGCTAGTATGAGTAACGAAAATCTAGAGGATGTATATAATTTAGTTATAGAGGAAATTAAACATATGAGAGAAAACTACCTTACTGAAAAGGAAATACAAGAAACAAAAGAACAATTAAAAGGTAGCTATATATTAGGTTTAGAAAGTACCAGCAGCAGGATGATGTCTATCGGAAAATCTATGCTCTTAAATAAAAAAGTAAAAGATGCCGACGAGATATTAAAGCTTATTGATGATGTTGATCAAGAAACAATAAAAACAGTTATTGATAAAATATTTAATATAAACAAACTGGGGGTTTGCATAGTAGGAAAAGATGTAGAAAATATAAAATTATAA
- a CDS encoding polysaccharide deacetylase family protein, producing MIMMVVNKKKLKKIIISLAILLLVVLGIVFMIKKGNSTTTFNRFDSTEAPYYQGTKVESGYVALTCNVDLGWESEYVEKILEVLQKEDVKITFNVTGRWAEKNQDLLLKIKGQGHEIGNHGHRHLDYAKLSYEENLEQIKTSKKIIEDVIKEETKFFQAPSGSFGEGTMKAAKELGYTCIKWDVDTIDWKYREEPDVIVERVKKKDIQDNSIVLMHPTKATTECIDDIIQIVRDKGLKPGKLSDIF from the coding sequence ATGATAATGATGGTAGTTAATAAAAAAAAACTTAAAAAAATAATTATATCACTAGCAATATTATTGCTTGTAGTATTAGGAATTGTATTTATGATTAAAAAAGGTAATAGCACTACGACATTTAACAGATTTGATTCTACTGAGGCTCCATATTACCAAGGAACAAAGGTAGAAAGTGGGTACGTTGCACTAACTTGCAACGTAGACCTTGGGTGGGAAAGTGAATATGTAGAAAAAATATTAGAAGTTTTACAAAAAGAGGATGTTAAAATAACTTTTAATGTGACAGGAAGATGGGCAGAAAAAAATCAAGATTTACTTCTTAAAATTAAAGGACAAGGTCATGAAATTGGAAATCATGGACATAGACATTTAGATTATGCAAAATTATCATACGAAGAAAATTTGGAACAAATAAAGACATCAAAAAAAATAATAGAAGATGTTATAAAAGAAGAAACGAAATTTTTCCAAGCACCATCGGGTTCTTTTGGAGAAGGTACAATGAAGGCTGCAAAAGAACTAGGATACACTTGTATAAAATGGGACGTAGATACTATAGATTGGAAATATAGAGAAGAGCCAGACGTTATTGTAGAAAGAGTTAAGAAAAAGGATATTCAAGATAATAGTATAGTACTTATGCATCCTACAAAGGCAACAACAGAATGTATAGATGATATTATTCAAATAGTAAGAGATAAAGGATTAAAACCAGGCAAGTTAAGTGATATATTTTAA
- a CDS encoding polyribonucleotide nucleotidyltransferase, protein MFEHKIFKMDLAGRELSVEIGKIAELASGSAILRYGDTMVMVNTSKSAKPRDGIDFFPLSVDYEEKLYSVGKIPGGFLKREGKPSEKAVLTSRLIDRPIRPLFPKGFRNDVQVVATVLSVDQDCTPDIVAMIGSSIALSISEIPFNGPTGSVLIGLVDGAFVVNPTAEEREKSTMHLVVSGTKDAIMMVEAGGEEIPDNLMLEAILFAHEQIKKVVAFIEEIVIAVGKEKMEFELHKIDEEVEKAVREFATADMKEAVKTVEKLERMEKMDAVKEATFTHFEDILEEFGIDVEETLHAIIKEEVRKLIVHENVRPDNRGLEEIRPIWCDHGFIPRTHGSGLFTRGQTQVMSITTLGALGEAQILDGLDEEETKRYMHNYNFPAYSVGEARPSRGPGRREIGHGALAERALIPVLPSKDEFPYAIRVVSEVLSSNGSTSQGSVCGSTLSLLDAGVPIKDMVAGIAMGLIKHDDKVAVLSDIQGMEDHLGDMDFKVAGTENGITAIQMDIKIAGIDEEVLRNALTQAKVGRIHILNEMRKTIAKPNPELSRYAPKIITMNINPDKIRDVIGPGGKVITKIIDETGVKIDIEQTGEVFIGGVDPDMIKLAQKMINDIVAEAEVGHTYTGKVTRIMNFGAFVEVLPGKEGLLHISHIAHERVAKVEDVLNIGDEVEVKVTEIDEKGRVNLSRKVLLPKPEKAEKKEEK, encoded by the coding sequence CTATGGTAATGGTAAACACATCTAAATCAGCAAAGCCAAGAGATGGAATAGACTTCTTCCCTCTAAGTGTTGATTATGAAGAAAAATTATACTCAGTTGGTAAGATTCCAGGTGGGTTCTTAAAAAGAGAAGGGAAACCTTCAGAAAAGGCGGTCCTTACTTCTAGACTTATAGATAGACCAATAAGACCTCTATTCCCAAAAGGGTTTAGAAATGATGTACAAGTAGTGGCTACAGTTTTATCAGTAGATCAAGATTGTACTCCTGATATAGTTGCTATGATAGGTTCATCAATAGCTTTATCAATATCTGAAATACCATTTAATGGTCCAACTGGATCAGTTTTAATAGGTTTAGTGGACGGAGCTTTTGTAGTAAACCCTACTGCTGAAGAAAGAGAAAAGAGTACTATGCATCTTGTAGTATCAGGAACTAAAGATGCAATAATGATGGTTGAAGCTGGTGGAGAAGAAATACCAGATAACTTAATGCTTGAAGCTATATTATTTGCACATGAGCAAATCAAAAAAGTAGTAGCTTTCATAGAAGAAATAGTAATTGCAGTTGGAAAAGAAAAAATGGAATTCGAACTACATAAAATTGATGAAGAAGTAGAAAAAGCAGTTCGTGAGTTTGCTACTGCAGATATGAAAGAAGCTGTAAAAACAGTAGAAAAACTTGAAAGAATGGAAAAAATGGATGCAGTAAAAGAAGCTACTTTTACTCATTTTGAAGATATATTAGAAGAGTTCGGGATAGATGTAGAAGAAACTTTACATGCAATAATAAAAGAAGAAGTTAGAAAACTTATAGTTCATGAAAATGTAAGACCAGATAATAGAGGTTTAGAAGAAATAAGACCAATATGGTGTGATCATGGATTTATACCTAGAACGCATGGTTCTGGATTATTTACGAGAGGTCAAACTCAAGTTATGTCAATAACAACTCTTGGAGCACTAGGAGAAGCTCAAATATTAGATGGGCTAGATGAAGAAGAAACAAAAAGATATATGCATAACTACAACTTCCCAGCGTATAGTGTTGGTGAAGCTAGACCATCAAGAGGACCAGGAAGAAGAGAAATAGGACATGGAGCACTTGCTGAAAGAGCTTTAATACCAGTACTTCCATCAAAAGATGAATTCCCTTATGCAATAAGAGTGGTTTCTGAAGTATTAAGTTCAAATGGTTCTACATCTCAAGGTAGTGTATGTGGATCAACATTATCTTTATTAGATGCTGGTGTACCTATAAAAGATATGGTTGCAGGTATAGCAATGGGTCTTATAAAGCATGATGATAAGGTAGCAGTACTTTCAGATATACAAGGAATGGAAGATCATTTGGGAGATATGGACTTTAAAGTTGCAGGAACTGAAAATGGTATAACAGCTATTCAAATGGATATTAAGATAGCTGGTATAGATGAAGAAGTTCTAAGAAATGCTTTAACTCAAGCTAAAGTTGGTAGAATACACATACTTAATGAAATGAGAAAAACAATAGCTAAGCCAAATCCAGAATTATCTAGATATGCACCTAAGATAATAACTATGAACATCAACCCAGATAAAATCAGAGATGTAATAGGACCTGGTGGAAAAGTTATAACTAAAATAATAGATGAAACAGGCGTTAAAATAGATATAGAACAAACAGGAGAAGTATTCATAGGTGGAGTTGATCCAGATATGATAAAACTTGCTCAAAAGATGATAAATGATATAGTTGCAGAAGCTGAAGTAGGACATACTTATACTGGTAAAGTAACTAGAATAATGAACTTTGGAGCATTTGTTGAAGTACTTCCAGGAAAAGAAGGATTACTTCATATATCTCATATAGCTCACGAAAGAGTAGCTAAAGTTGAAGATGTTTTAAACATAGGAGATGAAGTAGAAGTTAAAGTAACAGAAATAGATGAAAAAGGAAGAGTAAACTTATCTAGAAAAGTTCTTTTACCAAAGCCAGAAAAAGCAGAGAAAAAAGAAGAAAAATAA